The DNA segment TCCGGTGCTGAAAATTTACTTAGGTACTTTCCACAGTTCATATTTGAGAAATGCCTACGAAAATTTGCGATTTAGCGCATCTTTGTAACGGCCAATTTCATAGATTATACCCAATGTACGATATTAGGATGTAGACTTCATTTCCTTTGCTCGCTACAATAGTCAACTAATATCTCCGTTACATTATCTTTTTAAAGATCCAAAACCCAAATGTATTAATCTAAAGtgaaatttcatattcattaATAGCTTTTTTGTTActaatagtttttgtttttaggtAATTTTACGTCGCTCTGACGAGCTAATTAACATTATGTGCGTATCATTTTAGATGTCATAAATTTAAGCTTGAAAAGGaacttattttcattttataacaaTAGGTAcagaatttataatttgcgaGTAGCTTCTTAGATTTGAATTGCTATAACATTTGAAGCACTAGTTCGGAAGTCAATAAAAACAtcagatttgtttatttgtatctaACACATGTTGTTGTACATGTAtgtgattaatatttttcttctaatacataaaaaatataacgttTTGCCAAAACGCATATTGTGTGCCCGTGCAGACCTTACCATCTCATACTAGACCCCGGTAACTGCCCAGCACTTGCAGCACAAATTTGTCTATAGCCGCTTGTAGATAGATAAGAACTTGCCGGACAGTTATGGGCGTACAATATGCGCTCAGGCTTAGTACAAGAAAcaatattaacaattaaaattattttaattttcatgacACCCTTGTTAAATATTCAACATTTTGGATAGACATCGGTGATGTAACTTGTGTTCAggaacatatttacaaaaaaatatatatattaaaatttcaacaattttgaataataatttcgaaccacaaataaataaataaaatgtaacttaATTAGAAGTTAACtctttatatattttcattgtaatgACAACGGTATTTGATTTGTGTTATAGCCAAACATACTGGCAgatttttgaacaaaaaaaaaatatttacaacttACGACGAAAAATTGACAAAATTCAGCGCGATTTTAATATGAACTCGTGTCAAAGGAATCAACGTAAGACCACACATAAAATTAATGagcaattaataatataaaaatctgaACACTTCAGAGACCAAGTTTGCGTTCCGTCTTACGGGTTCCGCAACCTGCCCGGCATGCTGAGCTGGTGCCAGACCAACTGTCTCCGGTACCCTCCCAACTGCCCCGAAGCTCTCTGCTCTTGCCCGTAAGTACTTTTTAtatgcattttattatttttatttttttacttaacatcaggtgggctgtgagctcgtccacccatctaagcaataaaaaaaaaaaaataaaaaaaaaaatgcataatcCCGTGAAGCTCAGGGCCCCTCTGGCGTGAAGGGGTTTCCAGGGCTCACGACATAATGTGTATGCCGCCAGTCACATGAGAGCCGGTTTTGTACCATAAATGAGCAAAATAATGGCAAACACCCACTTGGGCTTACAATGCGGCATACGACCACTTTGTAATTAAACAAACTTtctttatgtttgttttttattactcaaCGCTTCCTCATCGTACATGTCAATTATGAGctagtatttcattagaaaaattggtacctgcttcCTGGACATGGCCACCGGTTTTATCCTTTAGCCACCAAAGCTAATACTAGTGTATTACTTAATCTACGTACCTACTGGGATAATATTCGGTCGTAGAACAATGCGCCAGCCCGCGGCGGtcgatattaaatattaagtatattatctATGGGTCGATACTACCGCCATCTCTTTTGCATCAAAGTGACAATACATCACAGCTGTAAAAATGAGTgtcatttaacaaaatatacgaGAGAATTTATCGTTCATTATTCGCGTCGTAAATGTATTTAACCATtactattgttatattttaagcttaagcttaattctatttaaatttCCAGTCAAGTTTGCGAGGCCGTAGGCGAGTACGAAGGGCGCGAAGGTGCCGACGTGTACTGCATGGACCTGTGTATCGTTTACCCGCCCAAGTGTCCGACGGACAAGTGCCGCTGCTACTAAACCGACCACGGCAACGTGGgactttgataaaataaaaaaattaataaaaaaaattgttctttgACGTCTTCAAGTTTTCTGCTACCCTCATATCCCGTACCCTGAGCACTGTCACAGCTGGTGCCAGGACGTTGTTACACCACACAGGAGCAGTCAGCCGCTGCTACAAATACAATATTTGAGAGTTCGGCCACACATGCCAAGGAAGTTCTCGTTGTCACATCAATGGTAAGGGCTTAACAGAAGCCCTCCATCAAATAGTGATTTGATTCAATAAAACACTAGGCAGTTCTATTAATGTTttgatttgtataataaaaataaataaaatccacgTGAagcaagaaaatatattttaaaactaaattaaattttttgagtACATCTTTATTTGGATTCAAAGATCTAATGACGTCATCGGATGTCTACATCGGTCGAGACCGGAAATTTGAAGTCAACAAGTCGATAGTATATaaaagaatctttttttttcttttagtcacgtatgttttattttattcaagtaaaaaaaacgaaattaatagAATTCTGCAGCAGTGTGACATATTCACTCGATCATTTAATGAATTAATAAGTatgcattaaaattaaaacataatgaaacaaataaaaaaaaacattatggaGGCAGCTCGCGCTATTATTCCGATGgtcgtaaagaaaaaaaaatgttctgaaaacaaaatatatttttaaattcgaaaTTATTGAATGCTGgtaaatgtcaaaatataaaatttaaacaataacttTATGTCTTGCataactaatgtttttttttgtttgtcgtaGTAAGTACCTAATATCCATTTTGGCTCTGGGAGTGGTGTCTTTACACACAGATCGATccattttattatataagtagcgaacaaaaatgttatatgtatataatgattTTCTTTTGATATTGCTTCTATTGAGCAATATTTGgtaagaaaaagagttttggtAGTAAATATATCTCATCAAGTTGTATTATATAATCATAATATGTAATTTGTAGCTTTATGTAAATggatattttatgtaaattgaaGGGGTCAAttcgtatgtatgtaatattgaTATGTTGTGacaaatatcaaatttaactttgtTCAAGCAAAACTGATTTTGCTATAGAATTTGTCACTGGACAGAACTTAAAATTGTCCATATTGATTTTACAAAaactttttgatatttttttattgtacagtcATGTTACCATTTATTTTAAGGTTTAGGTTTAATTTGAAAACTTGAACATTctgatttatttgtatttaataatgacaatgccataaaatctaaaaaaaactttaatgttATTCCGTTCGCCAACACAAGATGCCTTAATTACGCACAATAAAGAACCAGTTTACTCAATTCTTTATTTGTATGATATGATTGGTTCATATTCGGttcgaaaatgtatttttgtaaaataaatgcaacagaaaaaacttttttcgGTGTTTttctttagtattttttttttagtgggAGATCTATCCGCTACCGTTTACACATTGTGTTCGGGGGCGCGGTCGAAATTACAAAGACACTGcataaaaattaaagcaaattCAATCTTGTTCGCTTTTACTCACACTAATCAAAGCATTGGAGTTGTATAAATAAAGGTAATTACTATGAATTTACTCATTTTCTTCGACTTCGACTTTTATCGAGTAATCACATCGATATATGATATATCGATCGTATGGGTACGGGGTGCTCAGCCTGAAATGTGGGAGTGGGTACTCACAAAAACCTTCCGGCACGGTCACTCCGGTCGCCCCAAAATTCCAGTAGAGAAATGctattatcatttttcttttaaattttaattttaaatgaataaattgtatttaatttattgcacAATTTTATAGATCCAatgatttaaaatttgttttaagcatgaaaaattaaaagaattagCCAATGTTTTGTGAATGACCTCAGTTTTTACATATCTGTTTTTTAATGAGATAAACGGACTCATATACCACTTGATCTTGATTGTTTACTGATTGCTTGATTGCCACCGCACATCATTCGTTCTCATTGTTTTGTTTGACAAATCCTTTCAATTACGCTACATTATCAGAGCAGAAGATATAGGGATCTTGGTAATATACCCGAACCGGAACCCACAACATATATTTTATcaactcgctgagtttctcgccggaacttctcagcggatcgcgatttcAGCTcgatagtagatgcattcgccaAACAGCCTCTCTTCATGtgttaagtctcctttggagacgttcgggcagttgttagcaaatcccaaccccCGGCTATGCCCGTGTTCGCCCACCAGTGCTGGGGAATCTGAAAAATACACCAGTAATCCCGCCTTCctgaaaaaaaactatattgagAACGATTACAAAAGTTGCTTCAACGGCATTCATAAAGTAAGTATGTAATATTGTTTTCGTTTGAATTGACATGTATTCTTAAATGtcacttaatatttgaaaataataagacTGAACCTTCGCGAAACTATAAGAATATGTACTTCATGCGTACACTGATTCCAACAAAACAGTTAACTTCAATATCTTTTATGcaacaaaaacattaaacatgtattttttgttttgcacaaaattttctttaaatttcatgACAGTTATTTTGACAAGCTGGATTGAAAGTTTGTGGTTTGACCGCATTGAcagtaatttcaatattatgtcATCCGTCTTTTTGACGGTTCTTATCAGCGGTCGATAAATAAAGCGAAttatagaaaacaaaaatagcCCGAAGTGCTTTAGTGTATATATTTGGGTACAATGAGCGATATTTTAGAAGATGATCTCGAGTTTCGGGGCGGTACGCTTCAACTTTCAACCGACAATTCTGCGGTAGGTGTTGTTGAAAATCAGCCCAGTGTCACGACAGATTCTACAAGAAAACAGTCCCAGGGCAATGTGCATCCTTCTGTTCTCTCCGGTGCAGATTCTTTGACATCATCTACTAATTCTTTTGCAGGTAAAGATAAACATTTAAAAGAAATCTACCATAATAAATTTgctcttcaaaaataaaatctgtattgaaatttaatcattacttttttttatataaagacAGTGATATTGCTTTGTAAACTGCGGctataacaaaaacataaatataaaatcgaaaACTTAATTTTCACCTACTATAGATGCTAGAACACAGGAACAGCAGAATGCCTCAGGATTATCTCCAACAGAGTCTCAGACGGTATACCCTCGGTATGATGTGCCATTCAATAAGGAGAATATAAAAGACTTCTTCACATTCAGAAAAGGTGTTGTAGAAGCAGCCATACAGGAATGTATTACCATTTTGCTGTTTCCGGAGGATGGAGAATACCTAGGGTCCTGGCTTTTGACAGAGTAAGTTCATATTAAGTATTTCATGGTCTTGAGCTTTCTATACATTGATGATGTAGTTTTTATTGGGTTCATATGATATGTTATCCTTGCtgcaataaacattaaaatatgcaaaattgataattttgtttaatttactagaGGTTTACTTAATAAAGCACCAGCACTATTTGCTTGCAATAAGTTTTATGTGATTTCACTATCTACAgcaatgtcaataaaaaaaaactgttctatGATGGTAAGCAGCATCCACAAcgcatgaaaaaaaaattactaatttaaagtaagttaaagtttaaatttaaatttcagaatAACATTATGGGACAACGAAAAGGAGAGAATCGTACTGCTTACTTCACGACTAGTTATGACTATCAAATATGACTTTATTGCTATGAAACAGTTGGATTTTAAAAAGACTTATCTTGATGACTTAGATACTATTGTGATCGGTGAACTGGTTTATCCTCCATCTTCATTGGTACCGTGAGTATTTCTTATTGAATTATGTAAAATCAAGTTTTCTTGTCAATTTTCATGGTTTCTAACTGTTTCGGGTTCATTCAGTATTTATAATCATGAAATCTTTATAAGATTTATGTGTAAAATAATCTGCAGTCTAGTATGTATGATTAAGCAGACTATTATCAATGTCCCAGGAGTGTgtcctgaaatatttttttatgaagaacAGCTACGAAACACAcaaatgatatattattataattcctCTGTAGCCGTATAAATGGGTTGGCGACAGGGGTTTCGACGGTCGTCAAAGATTGTGTGATTGATCGCCTCTGCCGTCGGCCTAGCACTGAGGAAGTTCCAGAAGGCATCAGGGATAGTAGACTGTTCGATACCAAGTATTTTGAACCTAGGTACTATTTGGTTGCTGTAGTAGCGCACGATGATGTTGTCATGCTGTGGTTGTCAGCtttttattcatctatttgttgaGTTATAGCTTTGTTTTATATAGTAGCAACACTTGAGAATCCTATACTGATTTAGAACTTTCAACCAGAAATTCCATTTATAGCTAAGGATGTAGGATTACATATCCATGTAATGTCTATCCATGCTTAaactgtttaaaaattaaaaactatctTTACTATTTTACCAAGGATCAGATGTATCATTATTGCTATTAAATCCATCaatctttattatatttactgtCACAGTGTAAAGGAacacataatttttttctcaatttactcatatttttttatagctacgAATAGTATTTATTTGCTTGTTATTTGCTTTATATGTCTATAGAGAAAATTGATATTACAATAATAACTTTAATGCAATGGAGGATGTACTGTGGCTTATTTGTTCAAGTTTTATCAGCATTTGTTTAACACAAGATAAGGCACCTATGGCCTATAAGCATAGTATATGCTTCTGATGTAAGCTATTGGAAGTGCATATGTGCTCATTAAGAATACCTTGTTTCTAATTTGTATAGTTtgctatttcattattattgtatttcaaaaatgttatatttggCTGATGCATGGaacctttaataataattaatgtctttgtttaaattttaaaagctaaataaaataatgaccttacatatttattatttaaatatttaaaaaaaaacctgacaaGATTGGATTtgctttttatgatttttttttttgtaataatagaaagcttttctttaaaaatactaGTAAAGTACTTAGTAATTTCTGTCTGTAATATCACAGGGAACGTAACCTGCGTGGAGTCCGTTTGATGTGGAACAAAGGTGAGCCACTGCCTCTGAAGACTGTTTGGAATCCGTTTAGTCAGGATGTACCATTTCTGACATT comes from the Bombyx mori chromosome 10, ASM3026992v2 genome and includes:
- the LOC101742591 gene encoding tumor protein p63-regulated gene 1-like protein isoform X2 — translated: MSDILEDDLEFRGGTLQLSTDNSAVGVVENQPSVTTDSTRKQSQGNVHPSVLSGADSLTSSTNSFADARTQEQQNASGLSPTESQTVYPRYDVPFNKENIKDFFTFRKGVVEAAIQECITILLFPEDGEYLGSWLLTEITLWDNEKERIVLLTSRLVMTIKYDFIAMKQLDFKKTYLDDLDTIVIGELVYPPSSLVPERNLRGVRLMWNKGEPLPLKTVWNPFSQDVPFLTFASHPIYWHKDGGVEERATYDMETFAQKLQRAIEIMPSSSCCIHHSPIVIQSYVGLTSMLHNKTSMGFFKVRGKFSF
- the LOC101742591 gene encoding tumor protein p63-regulated gene 1-like protein isoform X1; translated protein: MSDILEDDLEFRGGTLQLSTDNSAVGVVENQPSVTTDSTRKQSQGNVHPSVLSGADSLTSSTNSFADARTQEQQNASGLSPTESQTVYPRYDVPFNKENIKDFFTFRKGVVEAAIQECITILLFPEDGEYLGSWLLTEITLWDNEKERIVLLTSRLVMTIKYDFIAMKQLDFKKTYLDDLDTIVIGELVYPPSSLVPRINGLATGVSTVVKDCVIDRLCRRPSTEEVPEGIRDSRLFDTKYFEPRERNLRGVRLMWNKGEPLPLKTVWNPFSQDVPFLTFASHPIYWHKDGGVEERATYDMETFAQKLQRAIEIMPSSSCCIHHSPIVIQSYVGLTSMLHNKTSMGFFKVRGKFSF